The Pelagibacterium halotolerans B2 genome has a segment encoding these proteins:
- the ssb gene encoding single-stranded DNA-binding protein — MSGSVNKVILVGNLGADPEVRSLPNGNPVVNLRIATSERWRDGGGGEPREKTEWHRVVIFSEGLAKVAQNYLKKGAKVYIEGQLQTRKWEKDGQDQYTTEIVLQGFNSTLTMLDGRGEGGGDRDSGGYGGGSRQVENRGRPSSAPAFEPGGMDDDIPF; from the coding sequence ATGTCGGGAAGCGTGAACAAGGTTATTCTGGTTGGCAATCTGGGTGCCGACCCCGAAGTGCGGTCGCTGCCCAACGGCAATCCGGTGGTCAATCTGCGTATTGCGACGTCGGAGCGCTGGCGCGACGGAGGGGGGGGGGAGCCGCGCGAAAAGACTGAATGGCACCGGGTTGTGATTTTCAGCGAAGGGCTGGCCAAGGTGGCCCAGAACTATCTCAAAAAGGGCGCCAAGGTTTATATCGAGGGCCAGCTCCAGACCCGGAAATGGGAGAAGGACGGGCAGGACCAGTACACGACCGAGATCGTGCTGCAGGGTTTCAATTCGACCCTGACCATGCTCGACGGGCGCGGTGAAGGCGGCGGTGACCGCGACAGCGGCGGATATGGTGGCGGCAGCCGGCAGGTCGAAAACCGCGGGCGGCCGTCCAGCGCTCCGGCGTTCGAGCCGGGTGGCATGGACGACGACATCCCGTTCTGA
- the uvrA gene encoding excinuclease ABC subunit UvrA, whose translation MNDISNPNRDIVIRGAKEHNLKNIDVRLPRDKLIVMTGLSGSGKSSLAFDTIYAEGQRRYVESLSAYARQFLEMMQKPDVESIEGLSPAISIEQKTTSRNPRSTVGTVTEIYDYLRLLFARVGIPYSPATGLPIESQTVSQMVDKVMALEEGTRLYLLAPIVRGRKGEYRKELAELMKKGFQRVKIDGAFYEIEEAPALDKKLKHDIEVVVDRVVVNADIAGRLAESFETALRLADGIALTEYADQTEEDGSPKRLTFSEKFACPVSGFTIAEIEPRLFSFNNPFGACPVCSGLGTEAKIDPDLVVPDGSLSLRDGAIQPWSKTSSPYYLQTLQAVTRHFKASTGTAWQDLPFEVQHAILFGTDKTKIEFIYDDGLRKYSTQKPFEGVIGNLERRYRETESSAAREDIERYMSAAPCPACNGYRLKPEALAVKIHGCHIGQVSELSIKGAAEWFADLPAHLNETQSAIGERILKEIRDRLAFLNDVGLQYLTLSRNSGSLSGGESQRIRLASQIGSGLTGVLYVLDEPSIGLHQRDNARLLETLRRLRDLGNTVIVVEHDEDAILTADHVLDIGPGAGVHGGNIIAQGTPDDVLSHPDSLTGQYLSGRMGIPVPAERRKAKKGRQLSLKGATGNNLKNVSVDIPLGMFVAITGVSGGGKSTLTVDTLYQAIARRLNGARVHPAPHESLTGLELLDKVIDIDQSPIGRTPRSNPATYTGAFTHIREWFANMPESKARGYGPGRFSFNVKGGRCEACQGDGVIKIEMHFLPDVYVTCDVCKGHRYNRETLEVQFKGKSISDVLDMTVDEGAEFFSAVPVIRDKLVTLQRVGLGYVKIGQQATTLSGGEAQRVKLAKELSKRATGRTLYVLDEPTTGLHFHDVAKLLDVLQQLVDTGNTVIVIEHNLEVIKTADWIIDLGPEGGDGGGEIVAVGTPEQVAESPRSHTGHFLKEIMERRPLRMTAAQ comes from the coding sequence ATGAATGACATTTCCAATCCCAATCGCGACATCGTCATCCGGGGCGCCAAGGAGCATAACCTCAAGAATATCGACGTTCGCCTGCCCCGCGACAAGCTGATCGTGATGACCGGGCTCTCGGGCTCGGGCAAGTCCTCGCTCGCCTTCGATACCATCTATGCAGAGGGTCAGCGCCGTTATGTCGAAAGCCTTTCGGCCTATGCGCGTCAGTTTCTCGAAATGATGCAAAAGCCCGATGTGGAAAGCATCGAGGGGCTCTCGCCGGCCATTTCCATCGAGCAGAAGACCACGTCGCGCAATCCGCGCTCGACCGTCGGCACCGTCACCGAGATTTACGACTATCTCCGCCTGCTGTTCGCCCGCGTCGGCATTCCTTATTCTCCGGCCACCGGGCTTCCCATCGAAAGCCAGACAGTTTCCCAGATGGTCGACAAGGTCATGGCGCTCGAAGAGGGCACCCGCCTTTACCTGCTGGCGCCCATCGTGCGCGGCCGCAAGGGTGAGTACCGCAAGGAACTGGCCGAACTCATGAAAAAGGGCTTCCAGCGCGTCAAGATCGATGGAGCGTTTTATGAGATCGAGGAAGCCCCGGCCCTCGACAAGAAGCTCAAGCACGATATCGAGGTCGTCGTCGACCGTGTCGTCGTCAATGCCGATATCGCGGGCCGCCTTGCGGAAAGTTTCGAGACCGCGCTGCGCCTGGCCGATGGCATCGCGTTGACCGAATATGCAGACCAGACCGAGGAAGACGGCAGCCCCAAACGCCTCACATTCTCGGAAAAATTCGCCTGCCCGGTGTCCGGCTTTACCATTGCGGAAATCGAGCCGCGCCTGTTCTCGTTCAACAACCCCTTCGGCGCCTGTCCGGTTTGTTCCGGGCTCGGCACCGAGGCCAAGATCGATCCCGATCTCGTGGTGCCAGACGGATCGCTGTCATTGCGCGACGGCGCCATCCAGCCCTGGTCGAAAACCTCCTCGCCCTATTATCTCCAGACCCTGCAGGCCGTCACCCGCCATTTCAAGGCGTCGACCGGCACCGCATGGCAGGATTTGCCCTTCGAGGTCCAGCACGCCATCCTGTTCGGCACCGACAAGACCAAGATCGAATTCATCTATGACGACGGATTGCGCAAATATTCGACCCAGAAGCCATTCGAGGGCGTCATCGGCAATCTCGAGCGCCGCTACCGGGAAACCGAATCCTCGGCGGCCCGCGAGGATATCGAGCGCTATATGTCCGCTGCTCCCTGCCCGGCCTGTAACGGCTATCGCCTGAAACCCGAAGCGCTGGCGGTCAAGATCCATGGCTGCCACATCGGCCAGGTCTCGGAATTGTCCATCAAGGGCGCAGCCGAATGGTTTGCCGATCTGCCCGCCCATCTCAACGAGACCCAATCGGCAATCGGCGAGCGCATCCTCAAGGAAATCCGCGACCGGCTGGCCTTCCTCAACGATGTCGGCCTGCAATACCTGACGCTCTCGCGCAATTCGGGCTCGCTTTCGGGCGGTGAAAGCCAGCGTATCCGCCTTGCCAGCCAGATCGGCTCTGGCCTGACCGGTGTCCTTTACGTGCTCGACGAACCCTCGATCGGCCTGCACCAGCGCGACAATGCGCGTCTGCTCGAAACCCTGCGCCGTCTGCGCGACCTGGGCAACACCGTCATCGTTGTCGAGCATGACGAGGATGCCATTCTCACCGCCGATCACGTCCTCGATATCGGTCCGGGCGCCGGCGTTCACGGTGGCAACATCATCGCTCAGGGCACCCCCGACGATGTCCTGTCGCACCCCGACAGCCTCACCGGACAATATCTGTCCGGCCGCATGGGCATTCCGGTTCCCGCCGAGCGCCGCAAGGCCAAGAAAGGCCGCCAGCTTTCCCTCAAGGGCGCAACCGGCAATAATTTGAAAAATGTCTCGGTCGACATCCCGCTGGGCATGTTCGTGGCCATCACCGGCGTCTCGGGCGGCGGAAAGTCCACGCTGACCGTCGATACGCTCTATCAGGCCATCGCCCGCCGCCTCAACGGCGCCCGCGTGCATCCGGCCCCGCACGAAAGCCTGACCGGGCTCGAACTGCTCGACAAGGTCATCGACATCGATCAGAGCCCCATCGGCCGCACCCCGCGCTCCAACCCCGCCACCTATACGGGCGCCTTCACCCACATTCGTGAGTGGTTCGCCAACATGCCCGAATCCAAGGCGCGCGGTTACGGTCCCGGGCGCTTCTCGTTCAACGTCAAGGGCGGCCGCTGCGAAGCGTGCCAGGGCGATGGCGTGATCAAGATCGAGATGCACTTCCTGCCCGACGTCTATGTCACCTGCGACGTCTGCAAGGGCCATCGCTACAACCGCGAAACCCTCGAAGTCCAGTTCAAGGGCAAGTCGATTTCCGACGTTCTCGACATGACGGTCGATGAGGGCGCCGAGTTCTTCTCTGCGGTGCCGGTCATCCGCGACAAGCTCGTCACCCTCCAGCGGGTCGGGCTTGGTTACGTCAAGATCGGCCAGCAGGCGACCACTCTCTCGGGCGGTGAGGCGCAACGCGTCAAACTGGCCAAGGAATTGTCCAAACGCGCCACCGGTCGCACGCTTTACGTTCTCGACGAGCCGACAACCGGCCTGCACTTCCATGACGTCGCCAAATTGCTCGATGTGCTCCAACAGCTTGTCGATACCGGAAACACCGTCATCGTCATCGAGCACAATCTCGAAGTCATCAAGACGGCGGACTGGATCATCGACCTGGGCCCCGAAGGCGGCGATGGCGGTGGCGAGATCGTTGCCGTCGGCACCCCCGAGCAGGTCGCCGAGAGCCCCCGCTCCCATACCGGCCACTTCCTCAAGGAAATCATGGAGCGCCGTCCCTTGCGCATGACGGCCGCTCAATAG
- a CDS encoding DUF1127 domain-containing protein has protein sequence MGIRKTLQKWSAYQQTVRELNSLGNRELTDLGITRGDIERIARDHASQL, from the coding sequence ATGGGTATTCGTAAGACTTTGCAGAAATGGTCGGCCTACCAGCAGACGGTTCGCGAACTCAACTCGCTTGGCAACCGTGAACTGACCGACCTCGGCATCACCCGCGGCGATATCGAACGCATCGCGCGCGATCATGCCAGCCAGCTTTAA